A genomic window from Salvia hispanica cultivar TCC Black 2014 chromosome 5, UniMelb_Shisp_WGS_1.0, whole genome shotgun sequence includes:
- the LOC125188268 gene encoding uncharacterized protein LOC125188268 — protein sequence METPSIIETQSKGAEIYQGEACKENLGKLLEEFSVPKGVFRVGEVEEVGLNRSTGFFWLKQKEKTEHYFPGLGSMIYDSQITSCIDQSHLTNITGLQAKQFFITATVSDVHVGVTSDDTVKFTTTLGLSRDQPISAFEPEDENKSI from the coding sequence ATGGAAACACCTTCAATTATAGAAACTCAGAGCAAAGGAGCTGAGATTTACCAGGGAGAGGCATGCAAGGAGAACCTTGGGAAGCTCTTGGAGGAATTCTCGGTGCCGAAAGGTGTGTTCCGTGTCGGTGAGGTCGAGGAGGTTGGTCTGAACCGATCCACGGGGTTCTTCTGGTTGAAGCAGAAGGAGAAAACGGAACACTACTTCCCGGGCCTAGGGAGTATGATATATGATTCGCAGATCACATCCTGCATCGATCAATCTCACTTGACGAATATCACAGGACTCCAAGCGAAGCAGTTCTTCATCACGGCTACAGTCAGCGATGTACACGTTGGGGTCACCTCCGACGACACAGTCAAATTTACCACTACACTTGGTTTGTCGCGTGACCAGCCGATCTCTGCCTTTGAACCCGAAGATGAGAACAAGAGCATCTGA